The Salvia splendens isolate huo1 unplaced genomic scaffold, SspV2 ctg274, whole genome shotgun sequence genomic interval AATTAAATTACTAAAACAACACTCCAGTATCCAGTCTAGAAGTTAATTATGGATTATTCAAACTTAAACATTACTTCTTAAATAAAGAATGTTTTAAATATACTAACAGTTAAGGAAATGCTCCGTCACAGAAGGAATTTCTTTATTACATAAGAAAATATGCTTGGTTAGAGGGATCTGAATATCAATGGAGTTGAATTTTCAAAGATATTTACAGCATATATTTGAGATAAATCATTATTGCACCTACCTTTGGACCTTGTTTTCCTCACAATATTTAGCAGCTTCATCTGGGGATATATCAGCAAGATTCCTCTCAAGAGCACAGCTGAAAGGGATCATGATTTCACCACCATGCTCTTGCACCCTACATGATCAAATGAAACTCATGAAAGGCACGATGAAAAAGCAGGGCGCAACTGGAGAAGACCATGTGTGGGTGAGCAGGAAAAAAAGGTTTACATATACCaatgagtttatgtgaagtttcaAGGACAACAAAGAATTAGGGAATTGTAAACGGATGGAACGTACCAAGCATGGATCTTTGGGAGAAACTTGTTCTTTTTTCTTTGATAGTCTTTCTCACTCATGTTTACCTGTACGAAGTAACAATTGTAAGAATGAACAATGCTGGAGCTTATTCTAATGGAAAAGAGACATCTGCACAGATCTCGGTTCCAGTTCATCTTGTTCTTATATTTAATTAAGTATTAAATAgaattcattaattaaatagATATTACTTCTCATAATGATTATTTAAaagtaataaataaaagaagCATCTTTCTTCAGTCTTCATTCACTAAAATTCTATAAGGTTTCCACTGAGAAGCAGAAGTTTAGCTACCAAAGTAAGTATGAGACTCAATAAACTGAAATTAATATTGCAGTGAAGCTGAGAGATTATTATACTAAAATTCAAAACAATAAACACCTTCATATTGGATTCACTTACTCACCAAGTAAACAACAGGCTTTGCAGTGAGCAACTGAAAAGTATTCAGTATCTCAACTTCAACAGCTTTCCAATCCACCAGGCGGACATCCTTTCCCTCATCCAAAGTTGCCTTGATCTAGTGAACCCAAAAATTCAAGATTTAGTACTACACCCTTGCTGAAGGTGATACTAAATTTCAACTATAGTCACAACAATAATTATCATAGCCCAATCACTATTTTAGTTAGCTTTGTATGAGGAGTAATCACTATTAGTTCAGTATTTATTTGCTCTTAAATGCTGACAATCACTACTTTGGTCAGTTGGGCATCAAGAATagtttttatttcacttttagttGGCAAATCATCACTATTGTATTACTATTCGCTTTTATTTGTCAATAATTAGTACAAACCCGCAGGCACAACTCGTGCTCAATTTTTAGTTGCTTGTCATTGCTCCTCTTCATGCTCTTCTCAAGATCTTCAATTCGCCTCTCCATGAACTCAATATCCTACCATAACATAAAACATTAATGTTCAAACCAGTAAAACCCGTTAAACATTGAATGAAAAGTTCTTGCATAGTCTTAAGACTCTTAACATCTACTAGCTCAAGCTTCAACATATTTCACTAACTGGTAAGAGAGCGGATAACCGTTTAAGTATCTAgaaccaaaataaataaacagtGATAGTAGTAGTGGAACCAAACCTACCTTCAGACGTAGTTCTGCAGATATTGTCTCAAGATCCCTCACAGGATCCACCAAGTCATCAACATGGATAATATCGGGATCCTCAAATGCACCTAAAAGGTGAAACTCCATTAAGAAATTACATtcaaataaaatgacaaaaaaaaattcatgcaAAAACAGTGTCCTTTTTCACGATATAAGTAAGATGCTCTAAATGCCATGGACCATGCAGAGGCTTAAAACTAGCTAAATGCCATGATCAAGCTCCACATATAGGAAatcatgaaataaataaaaattaaaaatatactcctaataTTCAAAATCACTCCCATGCATGTAAAGGGAAAATCTATAAGTAATAAGGTATCATATGGCATGTAAAATTCACAGATAAAGAAACAGCGCATTCTTCTCAAACTGTGGAAAATCAATACTATCAGTCTCGCATCACATTCAAAAGCTATTTGACAAATGAAAGATCCAAAGATATCAGCTTACGTAAAACATGAAAAATTCCATCAACGGCACGGATATGCGACAAGAAATTGTTCCCAAGTCCTTGTCCTTCATGAGCACCACGAACAAGTCCAGCAATATCATGAATTTCTAGGAAAGCTGATACCTACATCACAGAGATTAAAACTACCATTAATGAATCAAGAAGATACAGAATCCTACCCAAACACTGATAGAGAACCATTATGTATAAAGAACCTCGCTCTTCGGCTTGAAGAGTTGACATAGCCAGTCAAATCTCTCATCAGGAATATTCACTCGAGCCTCATTGGGCTCAATGGTACAGAAAGGAAAGTTTTCAGCCGGTATAGACAGCTTAGTCAGGGTATTGAATAGAGTCGATTTCCCTACGTTTGGCAACCCAACCTGAAAATACGTTCCAgttaataaattacaaaatgcattaaactCTCCAAATGTTGCTACACTAGAAACGAATAGAGTTGAACAATTTAATTCTTCATTACTGAATATCAGGATTATCTCAAAAACTAAGATGTTTTAGAATTATTCAGCACCGATTCACCAATCATACAATTTAAGCTTTTTCCATTAATTCGAACCTCACCATACCGAATTAAGTGAGCACAAAATTCATCCTTAAAAAACATTTCCCTAACCAAACTATTCAATTAGAATCAACTGCATGAATATTCCTAGATTATGCGCTATCACTCTAATTTGATAAGATGAGCAGCTTCATCATTTAAAAATCAACCAATAGGTCAAACCAGTTTAAAAAGGGGATACTTACAATTCCAATCTTCAGGTGAGAAGAAAAACGTCCAAGAATCGGCCTCTCAGCTGGGGCTTCCTTCGATTTAGCTGCTTTCGGAGGCATTTCCGGCAATTTCCTAAACCTTAACTCCTGTTCGAGAAATTGCTGGATCAAAATGAGATGAATGACAGTAGAGATTTCAGTGGAGAAGTGCTCTAGGGTTTTTCAATTCAGAAAttgccaaaaaaaatatattttggatCAGTGCAACCCAATTCAGCCCATAAAAAGGcccaattattttataaaaaaaatcaaacgaaTTTTGTTGTTATAAACCCATATTCGATTATGTTCAAAAAAAATGCTAACAGTAAAATCTTAAACAAATGTTAGTTAAATAAATACTGTTGTTAAACAAAAGCTTAAGTGAAAAAGATTTAAACACTGAAATATCACATTTGAGAATTGAGGTGTGCATTCTTTGATATTTAATCACATTTACGTATTTGGTAAttataatatggagtatattgtTTGGAATTGAGAAGATTAAAAGCAAAAATTAATGAAGCAATTACTTGACAACGTAATGGCCATATATGATAGGTGCGAGTAATCAACACATTGTAAATGTTTACGATAAGCGTTACAAACTACTCCATAAATAAGGCAAATATGCTGTCAAATTGCCAAGAGCACCAAATTCATGGAAAGGGAATGAACAAATAAGTGAGTCTTCCTTAATTTAATTGAACTAAACGAACATATGATTTACACGGGATCATTTACATAAGTTGATGAGAAATGGCTAACTAGAGGCATTGTTTGGCCTCGCACGCTGCAAAAAAAGGCTCTTGTCTTATCTACCTAGTAAACTTCTGGTTCAACTACCCGGTTGCTGTACACTGTAGGAGCTCGGATCGTCTGTCTCTATAGGAAGAGATCTGCACTCATTCGTTCAGAAGAAATAATTCACATTAAAATCAGCATTACGTTGTCAAATTGAAAATGAGATAAAACAAACAGAACCATATACTTGATTCTGGTAATGTAAATGCTATTAACAGTTACTATGTTATACTATCATCAATTTGAATCAAAATTAGCTCATTATTTTCAGTGCAATGAGCATGTTTTTTGTTCAAGATCACTATAGAAACTGCCTTTAGGTTAAACGCCCTTCTTACCTTGCCATGGAGTATATCATAACATTCTAGTAGATTCTCCACTTAATTCTCTCTTGACCAGCTCAAGAATCTCAATGACCTGCACTTATGCCATAACAAATTTATACTGGAAGTAGATTTGAGTTAGGAAGCAGTAGTCATTTATATGACACAAGGCAACTAGGTAAGGAATACTTCATAGCCAGTAATTTTTTCCAATGATCTATTCAAGAAGTTATACAAGATGCACATGAACAATTGAGAGATAGTTATATATGGCAAaaggaaaatgatttttttaaccTACCCCAGGGTAATGTTTTAAAACTGGAGAATAATGATCAAGCGCAATATAGATTTTTTCAAGCAATCTCAACAAAGTATCCACCTCATCTCCCAAGAGATCAACCTGAAACAGAGAAGTGTATTCAATAAGTCAGACGGTCAGAAGCCTAAAGGGATTTCCCGAATTCAATAAGCACGTGACAACTTCCAATAATGGTGCAGCAGAATGCTGGACATGTTAGCATAAAGCAAAAATTAGCATAACCATAATATGTGATTTTGGCATCCCAAAGTAAAACATTATATACGAGTTACCTCGGACTCAGCCATTTTGAGATCAGTATTTCCCCTTTCTAGTTTCTGTTTGTACAGCAGCTCAGATCTTCTAAGTTCATTAGCCATCTCAGTAATAGCTTTCAATGGAGAATTGGCATCTTCCAGCCTGGCATTTGCATATTAGAGTGCAAATCATTTTACAATAAAAGGAATGAAAAAGTGACTTAGCTTTCACACGAGAAATTCCTATCCAAAATACtactgaataaaataaaaaaacttatgACGTGCCAAAAGCAGCATATTGATATCTtgtaaataatgaaaaattatacaaGCAATATACACAAAACCATCAACAAAACCATCTCCATCTAAAGGGAAATTAGAACAAGAAAAAGAATACAAAAAGAGAGCATACTCTCAAGTGCACTGAAACTCATGAGAGATTGAAATCACACTGAAACATAAGGTTGCATGAAGTACCTTGAACTAGTGCTTTTTATTGCCCCTGATACTCTCCATTCAAATTCAGAAAAGAGTTTTGAGAATCTGTTGGCAGCCctttccatttccttttttattgtAGTCTCCCTAGTTTCCCTTAATGATAACTTATCATGCAATTCTTGGATACGTGTAAATGTTGCGCTTTTCTCTATGTCGGCTTTGGTTAACACTGCTTCTGTTTGAGAAAGCTTTTGACCAAGCTTATTTATTTCTGATTTACATACTTCAATCTGATCTAATGCTTCTACATGTTTGAGCCGTAATGATTCCAAGTCTCTATTGCTCTCAGTAACCAGCTTCTGTTGCCGACTAGCATCTTCTCTAACAGTAATAAGGTCTGTAAAGCAAGCTCAAACTGCTCCTTCTCTTTTGACAATGCCAATGACAAATCCATTTCTAACTTCTCTTTATCTTCCATTGCAAGTCTCAGATCTTGTATCTCCTGCTTTAATTTCTCCTTCTCCTCAACCTCCAGCATTAACTCATTTTCCTTTTCAAGAGATTTTCTCTCCAAACAAGCTACTTTTTCTTCATTGATAAGAACTTTCTGATTCAAGTTGTCCAGTTGTTTCCATGAATCCCTGATAATCTCTGTGAATAGCAATGCATTAAACCCTTGCATTAACAATGTTTCAATATCTGAATCTTCAATTCCATATTTGCTTGCAGTTTCAACAGGAATAGCAGCTTCCCTCAGAATGATATCATAAATTCCTCGAGTTATCAGCAACTCCATGTCCAAATCGACAGACCTGCGCCTGGTCTGTGCAATCTGTGCCCTGAGAACAGATTTATATATTTCTTCACCGAGTGAAGCTTTTATACATGATTCTTTCAAAGCACACCGGAGGCTTTCCACTAGCTTTAGAAGGTTTTTCTCAGCCAAAGAATGCTGCAAGATTTCTGAAGCCGCACTCGAAACCTGCTCTTTTAGACTCTTTACCTCATTTTCCTTGTCAATGAGACAACCTCTCAAGTGATGATTTTCAGATAGAAGACTCTCTAGTCTATGCTTCATATTTTCCCTAC includes:
- the LOC121789559 gene encoding obg-like ATPase 1, which codes for MPPKAAKSKEAPAERPILGRFSSHLKIGIVGLPNVGKSTLFNTLTKLSIPAENFPFCTIEPNEARVNIPDERFDWLCQLFKPKSEVSAFLEIHDIAGLVRGAHEGQGLGNNFLSHIRAVDGIFHVLRAFEDPDIIHVDDLVDPVRDLETISAELRLKDIEFMERRIEDLEKSMKRSNDKQLKIEHELCLRIKATLDEGKDVRLVDWKAVEVEILNTFQLLTAKPVVYLVNMSEKDYQRKKNKFLPKIHAWVQEHGGEIMIPFSCALERNLADISPDEAAKYCEENKVQSALPKIIKTGFAAINLIYFFTAGPDEVKCWQIRRQTKAPQAAGAIHTDFERGFICAEVMKFEDLKELGSESAVKASGKYRQEGKTYVVQDGDIIFFKFNVSGGGKK